GATCTGCAGCGAAAAGGCCTTTGACGCGCGTGCAGGAGTCTTCAAAGGCAGTGTAAATCGCAAGACGACGAGCTTGTCGTCGCGTTCTTCGAGCACGTAATCGGTCGGCTCGCCGAAGGCGACCTTGACGCCGGCTTCCTTCGCATAAGTGAAATCGTCGAACTCGGCCAAGGATTCGATATTGGTCTTGGCGAGCGGCGCAAGCTCTTCAGGCGTTGGCGGCTTGCCGTTCTTGCCGAGGCCTTCGGTCGCAAAGGCCGAATACATTTCATCGAAGACCCAAGCGTTGCGAACGGCCTTGATCAAACCGGACTGATCGAAGATGATTTCCGTGCGCCCGGTGACCCAGACATGCGGATGCGCTTCGGCTGGCTGCCCCAGGCCGATAAGGCCAATCGCAAAGCAAACCAGCAAAGCGGCGGCCCGAGGCGCGGCGAGCAGCGTTCCGTGCAGGGCTTTTCCGATCACGAAATCTTACCCTTTCTTTCAACCCCTCTCGCCCGAAATGGGTTTTGAAGCAAGAGATTGATTTATTAGGGAAGGAAGTCTGGCCAAAGCGAGGCGGCGGGCCATGCAAATGCATCTTAAACAGGGGAATTGCACTGCAATTTATCCGCAGGTCCAGGCCTCCCCCGGCAAGAGGCTGGGGCAATCCCGTTGCGCCTCCTATACGCTGCGAATGCGGGTGATTATACTGGGAAATGATGGGTTGATCCCAAACGGCCGACCGCCTATCAAAATGGCAGTGCCAAGTGACTACGACCAAACCATGCTTTTGAAGCGGGCGCGGCCAAGATGCCGCCATGGCACGGCAGGGGGACCAGGATGACGGACGCGGTCGTCAGACCAATCGACATCGTCGAAGGCCTCGCCTCCGTCTCGCTTGGCGATAAATATGATCTCGCCAAGCAGCGCATTTTTGCTTCCGGCGCGCAGACGGTCGTCCGGCTTTTGCTGATGCAGGCGGAACTCGACCGCCGCGCGGGGCTGAAGACGGCTGGCTTCGTGTCGGGCTATCGCGGTTCGCCCTTAGGCGGCCTCGATCTCAATCTCCAGCGCGCGAAAAAACAGCTCGAAGCCCGCGATATTCTATTCCAGCCGGGCCTCAACGAAGACCTCGCAGCGACGGCCGTCTGGGGCGCGCAACAGGCCGAGATGCGCGGCGAGGGCCGATTCGATGGCGTCTTCGGTCTCTGGTACGGCAAGGGGCCGGGCGTCGATCGCTCAGGCGATGTTTTCCGTCATGCCAACCTCGCCGGCACATCGAGATACGGCGGCGTGCTCGCCCTGATGGGCGATGATCATACGGCCGAATCCTCGACCACGGCGCATCAGTCCGAATTCACGTTCGTCGATACGATGATGCCGATCCTGTCGCCCGCCGGCGTGCAGGAAATTCTCGATTACGGCCTTCTCGGCTATGCCCTCAGCCGCTACGCCAGCGCATGGGTGGGGCTCAAATGCGTGAAGGATACGGTCGAATCGACGGCCTCGATCGATGCCTCCTTCGGGCGCTTCATGCCGATAGTGCCGACCGATTTCGCTTTGCCGCAAGGCGGCCTCAACATCAGGCCGCGCGACGGCGTGCTCGATCAGGAAATCCGCCTGCAAACAGCCAAGCTAGACGCCATGCTCGCCTGGCTGCGCGTCAACCGGCTGAACCGGATTATTCTCTCGGGCGGCCCGCGTGCCCGCGT
The Methyloferula stellata AR4 DNA segment above includes these coding regions:
- a CDS encoding DUF1007 family protein — protein: MIGKALHGTLLAAPRAAALLVCFAIGLIGLGQPAEAHPHVWVTGRTEIIFDQSGLIKAVRNAWVFDEMYSAFATEGLGKNGKPPTPEELAPLAKTNIESLAEFDDFTYAKEAGVKVAFGEPTDYVLEERDDKLVVLRFTLPLKTPARASKAFSLQIYDPTYFVAFSLDSKDPVTLINAPKGCSANVLGANPLQAEETKKLSEAFFSGLSPGTNFGVKLADRIIIACP